In a genomic window of Streptomyces katrae:
- a CDS encoding IclR family transcriptional regulator, producing the protein MARNIQSLERAAAMLRLLAGGERRLGLSDVASALGLAKGTAHGILRTLQAEGFVEQDPASGRYQLGAELLRLGNSYLDVHELRARALVWTDDLARASGESVYVGVLHKSGVLIMHHVFRPDDSRQVLEVGAMQPLHSTALGKVLSAYDPVAHTEALDAEREAFTPRTVTDAAGFEEVLDLTRARGWAADVEETWEGIASVAAPIHDRRRMPVGAVAVAGAVERVCGESGEPRAALVASVRDCARSVSRDLGAGRF; encoded by the coding sequence ATGGCACGGAACATCCAGTCGCTCGAACGAGCCGCTGCGATGCTGCGGCTCCTGGCCGGCGGGGAGCGCCGGCTGGGCCTGTCGGACGTGGCGTCCGCCCTGGGCCTGGCCAAGGGCACGGCCCACGGGATCCTGCGCACCCTGCAGGCCGAGGGCTTCGTGGAGCAGGACCCGGCTTCGGGGCGCTACCAGCTGGGCGCCGAGCTGCTGCGGCTGGGCAACAGCTACCTGGACGTGCACGAGCTGCGCGCCCGCGCGCTGGTGTGGACGGACGACCTGGCCCGGGCGAGCGGCGAGAGCGTCTACGTGGGCGTGCTGCACAAGAGCGGGGTGCTGATCATGCACCACGTGTTCCGGCCCGACGACAGCCGGCAGGTGCTGGAGGTCGGGGCCATGCAGCCGCTGCACTCCACGGCCCTGGGCAAGGTGCTGTCGGCCTACGACCCGGTGGCGCACACGGAGGCCCTGGACGCGGAGCGGGAGGCCTTCACCCCGCGCACGGTGACCGACGCGGCGGGCTTCGAGGAGGTCCTGGACCTGACGCGGGCCCGCGGGTGGGCGGCGGACGTGGAGGAGACCTGGGAGGGCATCGCCTCGGTGGCGGCGCCGATCCACGACCGACGGCGCATGCCGGTGGGCGCGGTGGCCGTCGCGGGCGCCGTGGAGCGCGTGTGCGGGGAGTCCGGGGAGCCTCGTGCGGCCCTGGTGGCCTCCGTGCGGGACTGCGCCCGGTCGGTTTCGCGCGACCTCGGAGCGGGCCGGTTCTGA
- a CDS encoding MIP/aquaporin family protein, translating into MSSSDIFIGETIGTALLTLLGGGVCAALTLKSSKARGAGWLAITFGWGFAVLIAAYVSAPLSGAHLNPAVTVGIAVKTGEWGDVPVYLAGQLLGAMLGAVLMWITYYGQFRAHLADPENIKDAKLGPEDPHPHDVAGPVLGIFSTGPEIRNVVQNMATEIIGTFVLVLAILTQGLQGDGKGLGVIGVLITSFVVVGIGLSLGGPTGYAINPVRDLGPRIVHSLLPLPNKGGSDWGYSWIPVLGPLVGAALAGGLYNIAFA; encoded by the coding sequence GTGTCCAGCTCCGACATCTTCATCGGCGAGACCATCGGTACCGCCCTGCTCACTCTGCTCGGCGGCGGCGTGTGCGCCGCCCTCACGCTCAAGAGCTCCAAGGCCCGCGGCGCGGGCTGGCTCGCGATCACCTTCGGGTGGGGCTTCGCCGTCCTGATCGCCGCCTACGTCTCCGCGCCGCTCTCCGGCGCGCACCTGAACCCGGCGGTCACCGTCGGCATAGCCGTGAAGACCGGCGAGTGGGGCGACGTCCCCGTCTACCTCGCGGGCCAGCTGCTCGGTGCCATGCTCGGCGCGGTCCTGATGTGGATCACCTACTACGGCCAGTTCCGCGCGCACCTGGCGGACCCGGAGAACATCAAGGACGCCAAGCTCGGTCCCGAGGACCCGCACCCGCACGACGTCGCCGGCCCGGTGCTCGGGATCTTCTCCACCGGCCCCGAGATCCGCAACGTGGTCCAGAACATGGCCACGGAGATCATCGGCACCTTCGTCCTCGTCCTCGCGATCCTGACCCAGGGCCTCCAGGGCGACGGCAAGGGCCTCGGCGTCATCGGCGTCCTGATCACCTCCTTCGTGGTCGTCGGCATCGGCCTCTCCCTCGGCGGCCCGACCGGCTACGCCATCAACCCGGTCCGCGACCTCGGTCCCCGCATAGTCCACTCCCTGCTCCCGCTGCCCAACAAGGGCGGCTCGGACTGGGGCTACTCCTGGATCCCGGTGCTCGGCCCGCTCGTCGGTGCCGCGCTCGCCGGCGGTCTGTACAACATCGCGTTCGCCTGA
- the glpK gene encoding glycerol kinase GlpK, which yields MTSSTGPFIAAIDQGTTSSRCIVFDRDGRIVAVDQKEHEQIFPKPGWVEHDATEIWTNVQEVVAGAIAKAEITAADVKAVGITNQRETTVLWDKNTGEPVHNALVWQDTRTDALCKELGRNVGQDRFRRETGLPLASYFAGPKVRWLLDNVEGLRERAEAGDILFGTMDSWVIWNLTGGAQGGAHVTDVTNASRTMLMNLHTLAWDEKIAESMGVPLNVLPEIKSSAEVYGHVKDGVLAGVPVASALGDQQAALFGQTCFAEGEAKSTYGTGTFMLMNTGDKIINSYSGLLTTVGYQIGDQKPVYALEGSIAVTGSLVQWMRDQMGLIKSAAEIETLASSVEDNGGAYFVPAFSGLFAPYWRSDARGVIAGLTRYVTKAHIARAVLEATAWQTREITDAMTKDSGVELAALKVDGGMTSNNLLMQTLSDFLDAPVVRPMVAETTCLGAAYAAGLAVGFWPDTDALRANWRRAAEWTPRMPAEQRDREYKNWLKAVERSMGWIDDENAG from the coding sequence ATGACCAGCAGCACCGGCCCCTTCATCGCCGCGATCGACCAGGGCACCACCTCCTCCCGCTGCATCGTCTTCGACCGCGACGGCCGCATCGTCGCCGTCGACCAGAAGGAGCACGAGCAGATCTTCCCGAAGCCGGGCTGGGTCGAGCACGACGCCACCGAGATCTGGACCAACGTCCAGGAGGTCGTCGCCGGCGCCATCGCCAAGGCCGAGATCACCGCCGCCGACGTCAAGGCCGTCGGCATCACCAACCAGCGCGAGACCACCGTCCTGTGGGACAAGAACACCGGCGAGCCGGTGCACAACGCGCTGGTCTGGCAGGACACCCGCACCGACGCCCTGTGCAAGGAGCTCGGCCGCAACGTCGGCCAGGACCGCTTCCGCCGCGAGACCGGCCTGCCGCTGGCGAGCTACTTCGCCGGCCCGAAGGTCCGCTGGCTGCTCGACAACGTCGAGGGCCTGCGCGAGCGCGCCGAGGCCGGGGACATCCTCTTCGGCACCATGGACTCCTGGGTCATCTGGAACCTCACCGGTGGCGCCCAGGGCGGTGCGCACGTCACGGACGTCACCAACGCCTCGCGCACCATGCTGATGAACCTGCACACCCTGGCGTGGGACGAGAAGATCGCCGAGTCGATGGGCGTCCCGCTCAACGTGCTCCCCGAGATCAAGTCCTCCGCCGAGGTCTACGGCCACGTCAAGGACGGCGTCCTCGCCGGTGTCCCGGTCGCCTCGGCGCTCGGTGACCAGCAGGCCGCCCTCTTCGGCCAGACCTGCTTCGCCGAGGGCGAGGCCAAGTCCACCTACGGCACCGGCACGTTCATGCTGATGAACACCGGCGACAAGATCATCAACTCCTACAGCGGCCTGCTGACCACGGTCGGCTACCAGATCGGCGACCAGAAGCCGGTCTACGCCCTGGAGGGCTCCATCGCCGTCACCGGCTCGCTCGTCCAGTGGATGCGCGACCAGATGGGCCTGATCAAGTCCGCGGCCGAGATCGAGACCCTGGCCTCCTCCGTCGAGGACAACGGCGGCGCCTACTTCGTACCGGCCTTCTCCGGCCTGTTCGCCCCGTACTGGCGCTCCGACGCCCGCGGTGTGATCGCCGGCCTCACCCGGTACGTCACCAAGGCGCACATCGCCCGTGCCGTCCTCGAGGCCACCGCCTGGCAGACCCGCGAGATCACCGACGCCATGACCAAGGACTCCGGCGTCGAGCTGGCGGCCCTCAAGGTCGACGGTGGTATGACCTCCAACAACCTGCTGATGCAGACGCTCTCCGACTTCCTGGACGCCCCCGTGGTCCGTCCGATGGTCGCCGAGACCACCTGCCTCGGCGCCGCCTACGCCGCCGGCCTGGCCGTCGGCTTCTGGCCGGACACCGACGCCCTGCGCGCCAACTGGCGCCGCGCGGCGGAGTGGACCCCGCGGATGCCCGCCGAGCAGCGGGACCGCGAGTACAAGAACTGGCTCAAGGCCGTCGAGCGGTCCATGGGCTGGATCGACGACGAGAACGCCGGCTGA
- a CDS encoding glycerol-3-phosphate dehydrogenase/oxidase gives MSTLQSVPALGTHPTAGSNPSRAETREQLAKATYDLLVIGGGILGTSVAWHAAQSGLRVAMVDAGDFAGATSSASSKLVHGGLRYLQTGAVKLVAENHHERRVLAKDVAPHLVNPLTFYLPVYKGGPVGAAKLGAGVFAYSALSAFGDGMGKVISPARAVADNPGLKTDNLKAVAVYYDHQMNDSRVAVMTVRAAVESGAVVLNHAEVTGLRMTRGRVSGAELKDRLDGTEFGVDARVVLNATGPWVDHLRRMEDKHALPSIRLSKGAHIVMKRKSPWKAAMATPIDKYRITFALPWEDQLLLGTTDEVYEGDPADVRATEKDIQQILDEAAFSIKDADLDRSLMTYAFAGLRVLPGGPGGVEKAKRETVVTEGAGGMLSVAGGKWTTYRHIGRVVMDKLAKLPGSPLTDDMEPVKSLVRRVPLPGVANPNAVAHRLLVDHEPGARMDPLTARHLASHYGSLAFDIARLANEDPALAERIHPDGPEIWAQVAYARDHEWAETADDVLRRRTTVTIRGLDDESVRARVEEMLARKA, from the coding sequence ATGAGCACCCTGCAGAGCGTCCCCGCACTGGGCACGCACCCGACCGCCGGCTCGAACCCGAGCCGCGCCGAGACCCGTGAGCAGCTGGCGAAGGCCACGTACGACCTGCTGGTCATCGGCGGTGGAATCCTGGGCACCTCGGTGGCCTGGCACGCCGCGCAGTCGGGTCTGCGGGTCGCCATGGTGGACGCCGGCGACTTCGCCGGCGCCACCTCCTCCGCCTCCTCCAAGCTCGTCCACGGCGGTCTGCGCTACCTGCAGACCGGCGCGGTCAAGCTGGTGGCCGAGAACCACCACGAGCGGCGGGTGCTGGCCAAGGACGTGGCCCCGCACCTGGTCAACCCGCTCACCTTCTACCTGCCGGTCTACAAGGGCGGCCCGGTGGGTGCGGCCAAGCTGGGCGCGGGCGTCTTCGCCTACTCCGCCCTCTCGGCCTTCGGCGACGGCATGGGCAAGGTCATATCCCCGGCCCGTGCCGTCGCCGACAACCCCGGTCTGAAGACCGACAACCTCAAGGCCGTCGCGGTCTACTACGACCACCAGATGAACGACTCCCGCGTCGCCGTGATGACGGTGCGCGCGGCCGTCGAGTCGGGTGCGGTCGTCCTCAACCACGCCGAGGTCACCGGCCTGCGCATGACGCGCGGCCGGGTCTCGGGTGCCGAGCTCAAGGACCGCCTCGACGGCACCGAGTTCGGCGTCGACGCCCGCGTCGTGCTCAACGCCACCGGCCCGTGGGTGGACCACCTGCGGCGCATGGAAGACAAGCACGCGCTGCCGTCGATCCGCCTCTCCAAGGGCGCGCACATCGTCATGAAGCGCAAGTCGCCGTGGAAGGCCGCCATGGCCACCCCGATCGACAAGTACCGCATCACCTTCGCCCTGCCGTGGGAGGACCAGCTCCTGCTCGGCACCACCGACGAGGTGTACGAGGGCGACCCGGCGGACGTGCGCGCCACCGAGAAGGACATCCAGCAGATCCTGGACGAGGCCGCCTTCTCGATCAAGGACGCCGACCTCGACCGCTCCCTGATGACGTACGCCTTCGCCGGCCTGCGCGTGCTGCCCGGCGGCCCCGGCGGCGTCGAGAAGGCCAAGCGCGAGACGGTCGTCACCGAGGGCGCGGGCGGCATGCTGTCCGTCGCCGGCGGCAAGTGGACCACGTACCGCCACATCGGCCGCGTGGTCATGGACAAGCTCGCCAAGCTCCCCGGCAGCCCGCTGACCGATGACATGGAGCCGGTGAAGTCCCTCGTGCGCCGCGTCCCGCTGCCCGGTGTCGCCAACCCGAACGCCGTCGCGCACCGCCTGCTCGTGGACCACGAGCCCGGCGCCCGGATGGACCCGCTGACCGCCCGCCACCTGGCCTCGCACTACGGCTCGCTGGCCTTCGACATCGCCCGCCTGGCGAACGAGGACCCGGCGCTCGCCGAGCGCATCCACCCGGACGGCCCGGAGATCTGGGCGCAGGTCGCCTACGCCCGTGACCACGAGTGGGCCGAGACCGCGGACGACGTGCTGCGCCGCCGTACGACGGTGACCATCCGCGGCCTGGACGACGAGTCCGTACGGGCCCGCGTCGAGGAGATGCTGGCCCGCAAGGCATAG
- a CDS encoding PAC2 family protein, whose protein sequence is MIELEGVPELIDPVMVAAFEGWNDAGDAASGAVAHLDREWKGEVFAALDAEDYYDFQVNRPTVFLEHGVRKITWPTTRLSVVRIGGAKPRDLVLVRGIEPSMRWRSFCNELLGFAHELGVEMVVILGALLGDTPHTRPVPVSGVTSDPDLARTMDLEETKYEGPTGIVGVLQEACTHAGVPAVSLWAAVPHYVSQPPNPKATLALLNRLEDLIDIRIPLGELPEDARAWQLGVDQLAAEDSEVAEYVQTLEEARDTADLPEASGDAIAREFERYLRRRDPSSADGPGDGSYLRDTSAGPRASKRKPEPSAEEPPAAPPEPDEPGDDSPEAPQA, encoded by the coding sequence GTGATCGAGCTTGAGGGCGTGCCCGAGCTGATCGACCCGGTCATGGTGGCCGCGTTCGAGGGCTGGAACGACGCGGGTGACGCCGCCTCCGGTGCGGTGGCGCACCTGGACCGGGAGTGGAAGGGCGAGGTCTTCGCGGCGCTCGACGCCGAGGACTACTACGACTTCCAGGTCAACCGGCCGACGGTGTTCCTGGAGCACGGGGTCAGGAAGATCACCTGGCCGACGACGCGGCTGTCGGTGGTCCGGATCGGCGGGGCGAAGCCGCGCGACCTGGTGCTGGTGCGGGGCATCGAACCGTCCATGCGGTGGCGGTCGTTCTGCAACGAGCTGCTGGGTTTCGCGCACGAGCTGGGCGTGGAGATGGTCGTCATCCTCGGCGCGCTCCTCGGGGACACCCCGCACACCCGGCCGGTGCCGGTCAGCGGGGTGACGTCGGACCCCGACCTGGCGCGGACGATGGACCTGGAGGAGACCAAGTACGAGGGCCCGACGGGGATCGTGGGCGTGCTCCAGGAGGCCTGCACGCACGCGGGGGTCCCGGCGGTGTCGCTGTGGGCGGCGGTGCCGCACTACGTGTCGCAGCCGCCGAACCCGAAGGCGACGCTGGCGCTGCTGAACCGGCTGGAGGACCTGATCGACATCAGGATCCCGCTCGGGGAACTGCCGGAGGACGCGCGGGCGTGGCAGCTGGGGGTGGACCAACTGGCCGCCGAGGACAGCGAGGTGGCGGAGTACGTCCAGACGCTGGAGGAGGCGCGGGACACGGCGGACCTCCCGGAGGCGTCCGGGGACGCCATCGCGCGGGAGTTCGAGCGGTACCTGCGGCGGCGGGACCCTTCGTCTGCCGACGGGCCGGGGGACGGGTCGTACCTGCGGGACACGTCTGCGGGGCCGCGGGCGTCGAAGCGGAAGCCGGAGCCTTCTGCGGAGGAGCCTCCGGCTGCGCCGCCGGAGCCGGATGAGCCGGGGGACGACTCCCCCGAGGCCCCGCAGGCGTAG
- the mshC gene encoding cysteine--1-D-myo-inosityl 2-amino-2-deoxy-alpha-D-glucopyranoside ligase: protein MHAWPASEVPALPGKGRDLQIHDTATRATVTVDPGPVARLYVCGITPYDATHIGHAATYNAFDLVQRVWLDNKRQVHYVQNVTDVDDPLLERALRDGHDWTELAERETALFREDMTALRMLPPQHYIGAVEAIPGIVPLVERLRDAGAAYELEGDIYFSVESDPHFGGVSHLDAQAMRLLSAERGGDPDRPGKKNPLDPMLWMAARPGDPSWDGASLGPGRPGWHIECVAIALEHLGMGFDIQGGGSDLAFPHHEMGASHAHALTGEFPMAKAYVHAGMVALHGEKMSKSKGNLVFVSALRRAGVDPAAIRLALLSHHYRADWEWTDAVLAEAEARLARWRAAVSRPDGVPADSLVEEVREALARDLDAPAALAAVDRWVERQLASDETDETAPGLVSRTVDALLGVAL from the coding sequence ATGCATGCCTGGCCCGCTTCTGAGGTCCCCGCCCTGCCCGGCAAGGGCCGCGACCTCCAGATCCACGACACCGCGACCCGGGCGACGGTCACCGTCGACCCCGGTCCCGTCGCCCGCCTCTACGTCTGCGGAATCACTCCGTACGACGCGACCCACATCGGTCACGCGGCGACCTACAACGCGTTCGACCTCGTTCAGCGCGTGTGGCTCGACAACAAGCGCCAGGTCCACTACGTCCAGAACGTCACGGACGTGGACGATCCGCTGCTGGAGCGGGCGCTGCGCGACGGGCACGACTGGACCGAGCTCGCGGAGCGCGAAACCGCCCTCTTCCGCGAGGACATGACCGCCCTGCGGATGCTGCCCCCGCAGCACTACATCGGCGCCGTCGAGGCCATACCCGGCATCGTGCCGCTGGTCGAGCGGCTCCGCGACGCGGGCGCCGCGTACGAACTCGAGGGCGACATCTACTTCTCGGTGGAGTCCGACCCGCACTTCGGCGGGGTCTCCCACCTCGACGCCCAGGCGATGCGGCTGCTGTCCGCGGAGCGCGGCGGCGACCCGGACCGCCCGGGCAAGAAGAACCCCCTGGACCCGATGCTGTGGATGGCCGCCCGCCCGGGCGACCCGAGCTGGGACGGCGCCTCGCTGGGGCCCGGCCGGCCGGGCTGGCACATCGAGTGCGTGGCCATCGCCCTGGAACACCTGGGCATGGGCTTCGACATCCAGGGCGGCGGCTCCGACCTCGCCTTCCCGCACCACGAGATGGGCGCCTCCCACGCGCACGCGCTGACGGGCGAGTTCCCGATGGCCAAGGCGTACGTCCACGCGGGCATGGTCGCCCTGCACGGCGAGAAGATGTCGAAGTCCAAGGGCAACCTGGTCTTCGTCTCGGCCCTGCGGCGCGCCGGCGTGGACCCGGCCGCCATCCGCCTGGCGCTGCTGTCGCACCACTACCGGGCGGACTGGGAGTGGACGGACGCCGTCCTCGCCGAGGCGGAGGCCCGCCTGGCGCGCTGGCGCGCGGCGGTCTCCCGCCCGGACGGCGTTCCCGCCGATTCGCTGGTGGAGGAGGTCCGCGAGGCCCTGGCCCGTGACCTGGACGCCCCTGCCGCCCTCGCGGCGGTGGACCGCTGGGTCGAGCGGCAGCTCGCCTCCGACGAAACGGACGAGACGGCCCCCGGCCTCGTCTCCCGCACGGTGGACGCCCTCCTGGGCGTAGCGCTGTAG
- a CDS encoding SCO1664 family protein, with amino-acid sequence MTPIEELLTRGELTVRGRIAEASNAVLLCTVAYEGRSAECVYKPVKGERPLWDFPDGNLARRERAAYLVSEATGWGLVPTTVLRDGPYGEGMVQHWIDAGEQPEPQLLALVEGEEAGEGWKAVALAEVGEGRTALLVHADDPRLRRLAVLDAVINNGDRKGGHLLPAPDGRLYGIDHGVTFHSEDKLRTLLWGWAGEPLTGEARSVLTSLEAQLAEDAPLTARLAELITPAELAAVRARVAFLLRSGTHPKPSGQWPSIPWPPV; translated from the coding sequence GTGACCCCGATAGAGGAGCTGCTCACCCGCGGTGAGCTCACTGTCCGCGGCCGCATCGCCGAGGCGTCCAACGCCGTGCTGCTGTGCACCGTGGCCTACGAGGGCCGCAGCGCCGAGTGCGTCTACAAGCCCGTCAAGGGCGAGCGGCCGCTGTGGGACTTCCCCGACGGCAACCTCGCCCGGCGCGAGCGCGCCGCCTACCTCGTCTCCGAGGCCACCGGCTGGGGGCTCGTGCCCACCACCGTGCTGCGCGACGGCCCCTACGGAGAGGGCATGGTGCAGCACTGGATCGACGCCGGAGAACAGCCGGAGCCGCAGCTGCTCGCGCTCGTGGAGGGCGAGGAGGCCGGGGAGGGCTGGAAGGCGGTCGCCCTCGCCGAGGTCGGGGAGGGCCGCACGGCCCTGCTCGTCCACGCCGACGACCCCAGGCTGCGCCGGCTCGCCGTCCTCGACGCCGTGATCAACAACGGTGACCGCAAGGGCGGCCACCTGCTCCCCGCGCCCGACGGCCGCCTCTACGGGATCGACCACGGTGTGACCTTCCACTCCGAGGACAAGCTCCGCACCCTGCTCTGGGGCTGGGCGGGGGAGCCGCTGACCGGTGAGGCGCGCTCCGTGCTGACCTCCCTGGAGGCCCAGCTGGCCGAGGACGCCCCGCTGACCGCCCGGCTGGCCGAACTGATCACCCCCGCAGAGCTGGCCGCCGTACGGGCCCGTGTCGCCTTCCTGCTGCGCAGCGGGACGCACCCCAAGCCCTCCGGGCAGTGGCCGTCGATCCCCTGGCCGCCCGTCTGA
- a CDS encoding DUF3090 domain-containing protein, whose amino-acid sequence MPRQVFLYDPPDRFVAGTVGLPGRRTFFLQASQGPRVTSVSLEKTQVAALAERMDELLDEVVRRTGGNAPVPAVASAEAADTAPLDVPVEEEFRVGTMALAWDGEQQRMIVEAQALVELDADSEEDLAEAEERLLQDEENGPPMLRVRLSGAQARAFAKRALDVVNAGRPPCPLCSLPLDPEGHVCPRQNGYRRQV is encoded by the coding sequence GTGCCCCGTCAGGTGTTCCTTTACGACCCGCCGGACCGCTTCGTGGCGGGCACCGTCGGTCTGCCTGGACGTCGCACCTTCTTCCTCCAGGCCTCCCAGGGCCCCCGCGTCACCAGTGTCTCCCTGGAGAAGACGCAGGTCGCGGCGCTGGCCGAGCGGATGGACGAGCTGCTGGACGAGGTCGTGCGCCGCACCGGGGGCAACGCTCCCGTCCCCGCCGTCGCCTCCGCCGAAGCCGCCGACACCGCACCGCTGGACGTCCCCGTCGAGGAGGAGTTCCGCGTCGGCACCATGGCGCTGGCCTGGGACGGCGAACAGCAGCGCATGATCGTCGAGGCCCAGGCGCTCGTCGAACTCGACGCCGACTCCGAGGAGGACCTGGCAGAGGCCGAGGAGCGGCTCCTCCAGGACGAGGAGAACGGCCCGCCCATGCTGCGCGTACGGCTCTCCGGCGCCCAGGCGCGGGCCTTCGCCAAGCGGGCCCTGGACGTGGTCAACGCCGGCCGCCCGCCGTGCCCGCTGTGCAGCCTGCCCCTGGACCCCGAGGGGCACGTGTGCCCCCGCCAGAACGGGTACCGGCGTCAGGTGTGA
- a CDS encoding histidine phosphatase family protein, with translation MATLILVRHGRSTANTAGLLAGWTPGVALDERGAGQAAALPGRLDGVPLAAAVCSPLQRCRETLAPLLAARPGLPLHTDERIGECHYGDWSGRKLSELGDEPLMKIVQQHPSAAAFPGGESMRAMQNRAVEAVREWNARIEEEHGADAVFLMCSHGDIIKSVVADALGMHLDLFQRIHVDPCSVTAIRYTPTRPFLLRLGDTGDFAPLIPAAAPPAESAAEGGGNAVVGGGAGAA, from the coding sequence ATGGCCACGCTGATCCTCGTACGACACGGGCGGTCCACCGCCAACACCGCCGGTCTGCTCGCCGGCTGGACCCCCGGGGTCGCCCTCGACGAGCGGGGCGCCGGGCAGGCCGCCGCGCTGCCCGGACGACTCGACGGAGTGCCCCTCGCCGCCGCCGTGTGCAGCCCGCTCCAGCGCTGCCGGGAGACCCTGGCCCCGCTGCTCGCCGCCCGCCCCGGCCTGCCCCTGCACACCGACGAGCGGATCGGGGAGTGCCACTACGGCGACTGGTCGGGCCGCAAGCTCTCCGAACTCGGCGACGAACCCCTCATGAAGATCGTCCAGCAGCACCCCTCGGCCGCCGCCTTCCCCGGCGGCGAGTCCATGCGTGCCATGCAGAACCGCGCCGTGGAGGCCGTCCGCGAGTGGAACGCGCGGATCGAGGAGGAGCACGGCGCCGACGCCGTCTTCCTGATGTGCTCCCACGGCGACATCATCAAGTCCGTCGTCGCCGACGCCCTCGGCATGCACCTCGACCTCTTCCAGCGCATCCACGTCGACCCCTGCTCGGTCACCGCGATCCGCTACACCCCCACCAGGCCCTTCCTGCTGCGCCTCGGCGACACCGGCGACTTCGCCCCGCTGATCCCGGCCGCGGCGCCGCCCGCGGAGAGCGCGGCCGAGGGCGGCGGCAACGCCGTCGTGGGCGGCGGCGCGGGCGCGGCCTGA
- the corA gene encoding magnesium/cobalt transporter CorA, which translates to MPRVIVDCAMYRDGRRSEAPGDLSEALAQARAVGDAFLWIGMYEPTEEEFAHVSHEFGLHRLAVEDALTAHQRPKLEVYDDSLFVVLKPVMYDDDADTVTTGELMLFIGDSFVVTVRHGEGAALAAVRRRLEHEPGVLRHGPTAVLYAVSDAVVDHYIEVAAELQADLEELEAEVFAPNVTDTKNTAARIYGFKRQVLEFRRATSPLLQPMDRLAFGDVPFVHDHARPFFRDVADHLTKANEYVEGLDRLLSDALAAHLAQMGVRQNDDMRKISAWAAMAAVPTMVAGIYGMNFDHMPELREWWGYPVVLLLMVGLCLGLHRMFKRRGWL; encoded by the coding sequence ATGCCCCGCGTGATTGTGGACTGCGCGATGTACCGTGACGGCCGGCGCTCCGAGGCCCCGGGCGACCTCTCGGAGGCCCTGGCGCAGGCGCGCGCGGTGGGGGACGCCTTCCTGTGGATCGGCATGTACGAGCCGACGGAGGAGGAGTTCGCCCACGTCAGCCATGAGTTCGGGCTGCACAGGCTGGCGGTGGAGGACGCGCTGACCGCGCACCAGCGGCCGAAGCTGGAGGTGTACGACGACTCGCTGTTCGTCGTCCTCAAGCCGGTCATGTACGACGACGACGCGGACACGGTGACCACGGGCGAGCTGATGCTGTTCATCGGCGACTCGTTCGTGGTGACCGTCCGGCACGGCGAGGGCGCGGCGCTGGCGGCCGTGCGGCGGCGGCTGGAGCACGAGCCGGGGGTGCTGCGGCACGGGCCCACGGCGGTGCTGTACGCGGTGTCCGACGCGGTGGTGGACCACTACATCGAGGTGGCGGCCGAGCTCCAGGCGGACCTGGAGGAGCTGGAGGCGGAGGTCTTCGCGCCGAACGTCACGGACACGAAGAACACCGCGGCCCGGATCTACGGGTTCAAGCGGCAGGTGCTGGAGTTCCGCCGGGCGACGAGCCCGCTGCTGCAGCCGATGGACCGGCTGGCCTTCGGGGACGTGCCGTTCGTGCACGACCACGCCAGGCCGTTCTTCCGGGACGTCGCCGACCACCTGACGAAGGCGAACGAGTACGTCGAGGGCCTGGACCGGCTGCTGTCGGACGCGCTGGCCGCGCACCTGGCGCAGATGGGGGTCCGGCAGAACGACGACATGCGCAAGATCTCCGCGTGGGCGGCCATGGCGGCCGTGCCGACGATGGTCGCGGGGATCTACGGGATGAACTTCGACCACATGCCGGAGCTGCGGGAGTGGTGGGGCTATCCGGTGGTGCTGCTGCTGATGGTGGGCCTGTGCCTGGGGCTGCACCGGATGTTCAAGCGGCGCGGCTGGCTGTGA